One window of the Streptomyces asoensis genome contains the following:
- a CDS encoding CPBP family intramembrane glutamic endopeptidase produces MADSFPREQLSRRIFRDETLLVLGVSLGASGVSALISFVGSVTKPGGLKDQAATLNASAAPGRPWLDLAWQLFGIASALVPVALVAHFLLREGQGLRTLGFDRTRPWPDLGRGAAIAAVIGSTGIAFYLAARGLGFNLTVVPEALPDVWWKYPVLIMSAMQNAILEEVIVVGYLLRRLGQLGWTPGTALVASSVLRGSYHLYQGIGGFIGNMVMGVVFVCLYRRWGRVGPLVVAHSLLDIGAFVGYALLAGKVGWLPTA; encoded by the coding sequence GTGGCTGATTCTTTTCCGCGGGAGCAGCTCTCGCGACGGATTTTCCGCGACGAGACACTGCTCGTTCTGGGGGTTTCGCTCGGTGCGAGCGGGGTGTCCGCCCTGATCAGTTTTGTCGGATCGGTCACCAAGCCGGGCGGCTTGAAGGACCAGGCGGCGACCCTCAACGCCTCGGCCGCGCCCGGCCGTCCATGGCTCGATCTCGCCTGGCAGCTGTTCGGGATCGCCTCGGCGCTCGTCCCGGTGGCCCTCGTCGCGCACTTCCTGCTGCGCGAGGGACAGGGACTGCGCACCCTGGGCTTCGACCGCACCCGGCCCTGGCCGGACCTCGGTCGCGGGGCGGCGATCGCGGCGGTGATCGGTAGCACCGGCATCGCCTTCTACCTGGCGGCACGCGGCCTCGGCTTCAACCTCACGGTGGTGCCGGAGGCGCTGCCGGACGTGTGGTGGAAGTACCCGGTGCTGATCATGTCCGCGATGCAGAACGCGATCCTCGAAGAGGTCATCGTCGTCGGCTATCTGCTGCGCCGGCTGGGCCAGTTGGGCTGGACGCCGGGCACCGCGCTCGTGGCCAGCTCCGTGCTGCGCGGCTCGTACCACCTCTACCAGGGCATCGGCGGCTTCATCGGCAACATGGTGATGGGCGTGGTGTTCGTCTGTCTCTACCGGCGCTGGGGTCGGGTGGGCCCCCTGGTGGTGGCGCACTCCCTGCTCGACATCGGGGCCTTCGTGGGATACGCGCTGCTGGCGGGAAAGGTGGGGTGGCTGCCGACGGCGTGA